TGGCCGTGCCCCGCAGCGGTCGTGGCGGTTGAGACAGATCAAGCACTCACCGCGCCGAGTCCAGTGCGCTAAGACTGAGGGACGCGCCGAAGGCTCGGCGCACCGGACAGGAGGTACATATGCGGGTCGGTCTCATGGTCGGTTCGGACAAGGAGCGGCCACGCGCCGACCGGCTGGCGGGGCTGCTGGCCGACGGGAGCGCCGCCGAGGCCGCCGGCTTCGCGTCGTTCTGGATGCCGCAGGTACCCGGCTATCTCGATGCCTTGACCGCCCTCGCGGTGCTCGGTCAGCACACCGAACGGATCGAGCTCGGCACCGCGGTGGTACCGATCCAGCCGCGCCACCCGCTGGTCATGGCGCAGCAGGCGCTGACCATCCAGGCCGCCTGCGGCGGCCGCTTCACGTTGGGGCTGGGACCGTCGCACCACTGGATCATCGAAGACCAGTTGGGGTTGTCCTACGACCGGCCGGCGGCACTTATGCGCGACTACCTCGAGGTGATCGCGGCGGCGTTCGCCGGGCCCGGCACCGTGGCGGTGGGCAACGACAGCTTCCGGGTGAACAGCCCCATCGACGTCACCGACGACGCCGCGCCACCCGTGCTGATCGCCGCCCTCGGCCCGACGATGTTGCGCATAGCCGGGGAACTCACCGGCGGCACCATCCTGTGGATGGCCGACGAGCGCGCGATCGGCGACTATGTGGTCCCGCGCATCACGGCCGCGGCGGAACGCGCCGGACGCACCGGGATCCGGGTGGTGGCCGGGGTGCCCGTGACGCTGTGCGCCGACCACGAGGCCGATGCCGCCCGGGCCCACGCGAGCGAGGTCCTCGGGCACGCCGAACTCTCCCCCAACTACCTGCGGCTGCTCGAGCACGGCGACGCCGAAGACGTCGGCGACACCATGGCGGCCGGCGACGAGGCGGCGGTGCGGGCGCGGCTGCGCCGGTATCGCGACGCCGGGGTGACCGACCTCGCGGTGCGCGTGGTGCCGTTCGGCGCCACCGCGGCGGAACGGGCCGCGTCCCGCCGCCGCACCCAGGACTTCGTCGCGTCATTGCTCAGCGAGTTGAGTTAGTTAGACGAGCGTCAACTATTCCCCTCGCCGAATATCTCTGTTACAGTCCGCGTGTGCCGAGGACTGCGGCGACAGACCGCGCTGACGGTGGTCAACGACGCGCCTCGTTTCAGCGGGCCCGTTCGCATCAGACGAAGCGGGCGCTGGTGCAGGCGGCCATGGCGTTGTGGCGCACGAACGGCTACGCCAACACCACCGTGGCCGACATCTGCCGGGCCGCCGGGGTGTCGCGGGCGCTGTTCTACTTCTACTTCCCGGCCAAGGAGGACATCCTCTTCGAAGTCGGTCTGCTGTCGACGCGGGCGGCCCGGCATCGCATCCGATCGCTGCTCCGGGGCGACTACGAGATCCACCGGGTCATCGAGGCCGCCCTGCGCAGCCTGGAACGCTCCATGGCCCGCAATCCGCCCGAGCTGATCGTGCAGACGATCCTGGAGGGCTACCGCCACGAGCACCGCATCCTGGCCGGCGAGGAGGAGCCCGACACCGAGGCCGACATGTTCGGGGAGTTGTTCACCCGCGCCCAGCGGGACGGCAAGCTGGCCGCGGACATCGACGTCGACCACCTGTCCCGGGTGGCTCAGGCGCTGGTGAGCGAGGGCGTACGCCATTGGGCTGCAGGAGCTTTCGGAAGACGTTCGTTCGCCGAAGTCGTCGCGGCCGACATCGCGGCCCTGGTCGACGGATACAACCTGCGGGCGCGCCGATGACGCTCGTCATGTGAGAGGAATACGACGATGGCATGGGATTTCGAGACCGACCCGGAGTACCAGAAGGTCCTGGACTGGGCCGACGAGTTCGTGCGCAACGAGGTCGAACCACTCGATCTGGTGTTCCCGCACCAGCAGTTCGTCCCACTGGAGGGCAGGCGCCGGGAGGCGATCGAACCGCTCAAACAGGAGGTGCGCCACCGCGGGTTGTGGGCCACCCATCTGGGTCCCGAACTCGGCGGGCAGGGCTACGGACAGCTGAAGTTGGCGCTGCTCAACGAGATTCTGGGCCGATCACAGTGGGCACCGGTGGTGTTCGGATGCCAGGCCCCCGACACCGGCAACGCCGAGATCATCGCCCACTACGGCACCGAGGAGCAGAAGAAGCGTTACCTGCAGCCGTTGCTCGACGGCGAGCTGTTCTCCTGCTACTCGATGACCGAGCCGCACGCCGGCGCCGACCCCACCATGTTCAAGACGCGTGCGGTGCGTGACGGTGACGACTGGGTGATCAACGGCTGGAAGTTCTTCTCCTCCAACGCCACCACCGCGTCGTTCCTGATCGTGATGGCCGTGACGAACCCGGATGTCAGCGCCTATCAGGGCATGTCGATGTTCCTGGTGCCCACCGACACCCCGGGCGTGAAGATCGAACGCAGTATCGGCCTGTACGGGGATCCGCCGGGAACAGGATCGCATGCGCTGATCCACTACGACAACGTGCGGGTGCCCGCCGATGCGCTGCTCGGCGGTGAGGGGCAGGCCTTCGCGATCGCCCAGACCCGCCTCGGCGGCGGGCGCATCCACCACGCGATGCGCACCATCGGGTTGGCCCGCAAGGCGCTCGACATGATGTGCGAACGGGCACTCAGCCGCCAGACCCAGGGCAGCCGGTTGTCGGACAAGCAGTTCGTCCAGGGCTATATCGCCGACTCGTACGCGCAGCTGCTTCAGTTCCGGTTGATGGTGCTCTACACCGCGTGGGAGATCGACAAGTACAACGACTACAAGAAGGTGCGCAAGGACATCGCCGCGGTGAAGGCGGTCATGCCCACCGTGTTGCACGACATCGCCTGGCGCGCCATGCAGGTGCACGGGGCGCTCGGGGTGACCGACGAGATGCCGTTCATGGGCATGATCACCGGCGCGGCGGTGATGGGGCTGGCCGACGGCCCGACCGAGGTGCACAAGGCGACGGTCGCCAAGCAGGTGCTAAGGGACTACCAGCCCAGCACGGATGTCTGGCCGTCGGAGTGGATTCCGCGCAAACGGGAGGCCGCTGTGGCCAAGTACGCCGAATACCTCGAGCACGAGGTGGGCAACCTGTGACCGAGCACCGCATCGACACCACCAGGCTGGCCGCCTGGATGGACGACGCCGGACTGCCCGGCAAGGGTGAGCCGTTGCAGGCCGACTTCCTCTCCGGCGGAACCCAGAACGTCATCTACCGGATCCGTCGCGGCGAACATGTCTGTGTGCTGCGCATGCCGCCGCCGGACGCCCCAGCCGACCGCGACAAAGGCATCCTGCGCGAGTGGCGGATCATCGAGGCCCTCGACGGCACCGAGGTACCGCACACCGCGGCGGTGGCGGTGTGCACCGAACCCGCGATCCTGGGGCGACCGTTCTACCTGATGGGCTACGTCGACGGGTGGTCGCCGATGGATCTGGTCGATCGGCGTTGGCCGGCGCCGTTCGACACCGATCCAAGTGCCCGGGCCGGGCTGGCCTACCAGCTCGCCGAGGGGATCGCACTGCTGTCGAAGGTGGACTGGAAGGCCAAGGGCCTGCACGATCTCGGCCGCCCCGACGGCTTTCACGAACGCCAGGTGGACAGGTGGACCGGCTTCTTCGAACGGATCAAGGGCCGGGAGTTGGACGGCATGGACGTCGCCACCGAGTGGCTGCGCACCCGTCGGCCCCGCGACTACATCCCCGGCCTGATGCACGGCGACTATCAGTTCGCCAACGTGATGTACCACCACGGCGCGCCGGCTCGGCTGGCCGCGATCGTCGACTGGGAGATGGGCACCGTCGGCGACCCCAAACTCGACCTGGGCTGGATGGTGCAGAGCTGGCCGGAGAACACCGACGCCCCCGGCGAATCCGAGATGAGCTATGTCGACATGCGCGGTATGCCGTCGCGCAGCGCGGTGGTGGCGCACTACGCCGAGGTGTCCGGGCGTCAGGTCGACGATCTCGACTACTACGTGGTGCTGGCCAAGTGGAAGCTGGCCATCGTGCTGGAGCAGGGCTACCAGCGCGCGGGCGACAATCCGAAGCTGCTCGCCTACGGACCGGTCATCACCGCGCTGATGCGGTCCGCCGCCGAGCTGGCCGAATCCAGCGACTACCGATGAGGACCTCGGTACGGCCGGCCTGCGGGCCGCCCGACGTGGCGAGCGTCGAGCGGGCCCGAGCGGCGCTCAGCTGGCAGGCACCAGATCGGCCGCGACCGAGACCATCATTCCGCAGCGGAACGTCTCGATCGGACCGACGTGCACGTCGCGGGCACCCGCGGCCGCCAGCGCCCGCGCCTTGAAAGCCCTTGCCGCGCCGCTCAAATGGTGGCGCACCCCGTCGACCCGGCAGTCCAGCTCGGCCGACAGTCGTTCCTCGCCCCACAACGTGACCTCGGTGGCCCCCTGCTCCAGTGCCACCCGCACGTGCTCGAGAACCCGGGGGTCCCGGTCCAGCAGGTCCGCGGCCACCGCCACCGTCTGCGGGTGCGGACGGTCGGCCCAGTCGGTCAGCACCGACTCCAGGCTCAGCGTCTCGGCGCCGAGGATCTGCAGCGGCAGCCGATCGGCGTCGTCGTCGACCAGCACGGTGACGTCCCATCCGGCCATGCTGCGGTCGTAGATCCAGCCGCCGGCGTACGTCACCGCGGAGAGCACCGTCGGGGCGACGACGTCGAGGCGATACCTCATGTCGAGCTCCGAGGCGCCAGCTCGCGTCCCAGTGCCTCCGCGTACCCCTTGAACACCTCGGTCAGCGGGATTGAGGGATCGAGCAACCATAGGGTCTCCATTCCGTTGATAAAGGCGAGTATTTCCGTGGCTTTCTGGGCTGGGTCCACATCGGTGCGGTACTTGCCGCTCTGCTGGC
The window above is part of the Mycolicibacterium hassiacum DSM 44199 genome. Proteins encoded here:
- a CDS encoding TIGR03564 family F420-dependent LLM class oxidoreductase codes for the protein MRVGLMVGSDKERPRADRLAGLLADGSAAEAAGFASFWMPQVPGYLDALTALAVLGQHTERIELGTAVVPIQPRHPLVMAQQALTIQAACGGRFTLGLGPSHHWIIEDQLGLSYDRPAALMRDYLEVIAAAFAGPGTVAVGNDSFRVNSPIDVTDDAAPPVLIAALGPTMLRIAGELTGGTILWMADERAIGDYVVPRITAAAERAGRTGIRVVAGVPVTLCADHEADAARAHASEVLGHAELSPNYLRLLEHGDAEDVGDTMAAGDEAAVRARLRRYRDAGVTDLAVRVVPFGATAAERAASRRRTQDFVASLLSELS
- a CDS encoding TetR/AcrR family transcriptional regulator: MPRTAATDRADGGQRRASFQRARSHQTKRALVQAAMALWRTNGYANTTVADICRAAGVSRALFYFYFPAKEDILFEVGLLSTRAARHRIRSLLRGDYEIHRVIEAALRSLERSMARNPPELIVQTILEGYRHEHRILAGEEEPDTEADMFGELFTRAQRDGKLAADIDVDHLSRVAQALVSEGVRHWAAGAFGRRSFAEVVAADIAALVDGYNLRARR
- a CDS encoding acyl-CoA dehydrogenase family protein yields the protein MAWDFETDPEYQKVLDWADEFVRNEVEPLDLVFPHQQFVPLEGRRREAIEPLKQEVRHRGLWATHLGPELGGQGYGQLKLALLNEILGRSQWAPVVFGCQAPDTGNAEIIAHYGTEEQKKRYLQPLLDGELFSCYSMTEPHAGADPTMFKTRAVRDGDDWVINGWKFFSSNATTASFLIVMAVTNPDVSAYQGMSMFLVPTDTPGVKIERSIGLYGDPPGTGSHALIHYDNVRVPADALLGGEGQAFAIAQTRLGGGRIHHAMRTIGLARKALDMMCERALSRQTQGSRLSDKQFVQGYIADSYAQLLQFRLMVLYTAWEIDKYNDYKKVRKDIAAVKAVMPTVLHDIAWRAMQVHGALGVTDEMPFMGMITGAAVMGLADGPTEVHKATVAKQVLRDYQPSTDVWPSEWIPRKREAAVAKYAEYLEHEVGNL
- a CDS encoding phosphotransferase family protein; the protein is MTEHRIDTTRLAAWMDDAGLPGKGEPLQADFLSGGTQNVIYRIRRGEHVCVLRMPPPDAPADRDKGILREWRIIEALDGTEVPHTAAVAVCTEPAILGRPFYLMGYVDGWSPMDLVDRRWPAPFDTDPSARAGLAYQLAEGIALLSKVDWKAKGLHDLGRPDGFHERQVDRWTGFFERIKGRELDGMDVATEWLRTRRPRDYIPGLMHGDYQFANVMYHHGAPARLAAIVDWEMGTVGDPKLDLGWMVQSWPENTDAPGESEMSYVDMRGMPSRSAVVAHYAEVSGRQVDDLDYYVVLAKWKLAIVLEQGYQRAGDNPKLLAYGPVITALMRSAAELAESSDYR